The following DNA comes from Fundidesulfovibrio putealis DSM 16056.
GGTGGAAATCCCCTGCTTGCCATGGGGCTTAGGCTCGGGTACGTGTCAGGGAGCACGGACAAAGAGGCGTCGTCAGACCAGGAGGGGTATGGGCACGGTCTACATCGAAGACCTGCGGCCCGGCATGGTGTTGTCCGCCGATGTACGCAGCCGACAGGGCAGGCTTCTCTTCTCGGAGGGCCTTGCCCTTGATGAACTCTCCATCCAGACGTTGAAGTTCTGGGGGGTGACGGAGACCCTTGTGCTCGGGCACGACCAGGAGTCGCTCGACCGCGAGCGCATCAAGGCCCTGGACCCCGCCGTTGCCCGCCAGGCATGGGAGGAAGCCAACCTCCGCATGAAGCTTTGCGACCCCACCCACCCCACCGTACGGGAGCTCAAGCGGGTCAGCTTCATCAACCTCATCCAGAACGGCCTGCCCGCGCCGCGCCGCCACACCCCGGAAGAGCCCGCGCACGAACCGCGCAAGCGCCCCGACCTGTCTCGCCTGGCCAGCTCCACCATCAAGCTCGCCGCCCTGCCGGGCATCGTTACCCAGGCCCTCGAGGCCCTGTCCAATCCCAACGTCTCCTACAGTTACGTGGCCGAAATTATCGGCAAGGACACGGCCCTCTCGGCCAAGCTCCTCAAGCTGGTGAATTCCGCCCTCTACGCCTTCCCCGAGTCCGTGGACACCATCTCCAGGGCCGTCACCGTGGTGGGGGCCAACCGGCTGACCAGCCTGGCCCTTGGCGTGTCGCTCATCAATATTTTCGACTCCATCCCCCGCGAAGTGCTGGACATGCGTTCCTTCTGGAAGCATAGCCTGGCCTGCGGCGTGCTGGCGCGGCTGCTGGCCGTCACGGCGGGGCATCCCAACGTGGAGCGCTGCTTCGTGGCGGGCCTTCTGCACGACCTGGGGCGGCTGGTGATGCTCAAAAACCACACCGCCCACGTGGCTCAGGCCGTGGCGCTGTCCCGGCGCGAGGAGATCCCCCTGCATCAGGCCGAGCGCGAGCTCTGGGGCTTCGACCACGCCGAACTTGCCGGCAAGCTCCTCACCGTATGGAAATTCCCCGCATCCCTGGAGCGGGCCGTTGCCGAGCACCACGCCCCTGGCGACCGCGCCATCCACCAGGACGCCGCCCTGGTGCACGTGGCCGACATCATGGCCCACGCCATGGCCCTTGGCCAGAGCGGCTCCGCCCTGGCGCCGCCCCTGTCCGGCGCGGCCTGGGACAGCCTGAACATTCCCCGAAGCGCCCTGGGCGCGGCAGCGGCGCAGGGTGAACGCCAGATCGACGACATCGGACACATCCTGCTCGCGGGCAACGGCAACGGCAATGGCAATGATAAAGAAAACGACAAAGCCGTCTAAGCCGTCGCCTCCCATGGGACGTCTGGCCATCCTGGAGGAGGCCCACCGCCAGACGCTGGACGCGCTGGAGCTGGCCGCCACCATGGGCATTCCCCAGGGAGTGAAGCCGCTTGGCACCGTGGTCCAGATCCTGGAGGAGACCGCCGGACGGCTGCGCAAGCTCCTCAAGTTCAAGGCGCTGGCCTTCTTCCTGGTGCGCGAGCCCGGCGGCGAGCTGTACCTTGCCCGCTGCCATCCGCCCGGCAAGGCCCGCGACATGCAGGAGGAGATGCGCATCCTGACCGAGAGCGGCTCCGCCGCCTGGGCCCTGGAACGCAAACGCCCGGTGTTCACCTCCTCCGGCGTGTCCGACGGCCAGCTCCTGCTGCACTCCCTGACGACGGCCTCGCGCATCCGGGGCATGTTCCTGGGCCGTCTCGGCCAGGACATCAAAACGATTTCCGACGCGTCCCTGAGCCTTCTGACCATCGTGCTGCGCGGCGGGGCCTCCCTGCTGGAGGGCCTGGAGCTCTACGGGCTTTTGCGCCAGGCCAACTCCGAGCTGAAAGCCAAGGTGCGCGACCTCGAGGACTCCCAGCGTTCGCTCAAGCGCGAGATCGAGCACCGCCGCAAGGTCGAGGAGCAGCTCAAGCACATGGCCCTGCACGACCCGCTCACGGGGCTGCCCAACCGCACCCTCATGCGCGACCGCATCCAGCAGGCCATCCGCCGCTCCCAGCGCCACAACTCCGCCGCCTACGCCGTGGCCTACATGGACTTAGACAAGTTCAAGCTGGTCAACGACACCATGGGCCACGCAGTGGGCGACAAGCTGCTCATCCAGGTGGGCGAGCGCATCGTGGCCTCAGTCAGGCAGCTGGACACCGTGGCCCGTTTCGGCGGCGACGAATTCGTGATCTTCCTGGAGGAGCTCACCTTCCCCGGCGAGGCGGTGCGCGTCATGAAGCGGGTGCGCCAGGCCCTGGCGGAACCCTTCGAGATCGACGGCAACACCATCCGCATCACCGGCAGCTTCGGCCTGGTGTTCGGCCCAGTGCGCCTCCTCAACCCCGACAGCCTGATAAAGAACGCCGACACGGCCATGCACATGGCCAAGGAGGCGGGACGAAACCGCATCAAGGTCTTCACCATGAAGATGCGCGGGCTGGCCAAGATGACCGCAGGGCTGGCCACGGAGCTTCGCCGCGCCGTGAATGCCGGTCGTACGGACGTGCTGTTCTCGCCCACGCTGTCCACCACGGACCTGCGGCTCTGCGGGTTCGAGGCCGTGCCCTGCTGGCAGACCAAGGACAAGCGTGTGTTGCGCGGCGAGGAGCTCATGGATGTGGCCGAAAAGGCTGGCGTCGCCTGGGAGCTCTGGCGGCGGACCATCGAGAAGGCCCTGGTGCTTCTGCACGGCTGGCGGACGGAGAACGAAGCGTTCACGCGCCTTCTGGTGACGCTGCGGCTGGGACGCACCCAACTGCCGGAGACAGGCCTGGCGGACGCCGTGTGCGCCGCCCTGAAGACGGCCGAGCTGCCCGGCTCGGCCCTGCACCTGGAGATTCCCGAGGACACCCTGGCCGTGGGCGGGGAATCGCTCATAGAGCAGATCGCGGACCTCAAGGACTGCGGCGTCCGGCTGTGCGTGGGGGATTTCGGGGAACGGTTCTTCAGCTTCCAGGGCGGGCGGGGTTCAATTCTGGACAGCCTGTCCATGCAATCGCCAAAGTCGACGCGCCGGGGCGGGGATGCCCTGCAACCGGCGCTGGATTCGCTCAAGTTCCTGGCCAAGGCCCTGGACCTGCCCGCCGTCGAGGGCGGGGAACGCTCGGACAACGCCGAACTGCTCTCGACGCTTACCTGCCTGGGGCTTCAGCGCGACAGCCTGTCGCGCCCCGTTTCCGCCGAAGAGGTGGTGCAGCTGGTCATGCAGACGCAGCAGTGCTCCACCGGGTCGCCCGACGAGACAAAGCCTTCCGGCCCCGCTCAGACCACGGACTGATTCACGCTAGGCAGGGGGAACGTCCATCCCCAACTGACGATATTCATTCAACTTGTTGCGCAGGGTGCGCACCGAGATTCCCAGCAGTTGCGCGGCCTGGGTGCGGTTGCCCGAGGTCTGGTCCAGGCTGAGAAGTATCATCTGGCGCTCCAGCACCTCCAGGGGCACCACGCCCTGGGGCATCACGGCCAGTGCGTCGCCCGCCTCGGCTTCCAGCGGCGCCTCGCTCACAGAAGTGATCAGCTCCATGGACACGCTCGGCTCTTCCGCCATGGGGAACTCCTCCCCCTCCAGCAGAAAGTGCGACTTCATGATGGGGCCTGGGCCGGCCAGCAGCACGGCGCGCTCCATCAGGTTCTGCAACTCGCGCACGTTGCCGGGCCAGTCGTAGGACAAGAGCCAGTCGCGCGCCTCCACCGAGAAGGCCAGGTTGCCAAGCCCGTAGGCCTTGCGGAATTTCTCCACGAAAAAGGACGCCAGGGACAAGATGTCGTTGCCGCGCTCGCGAAGCGCCGGAAGCTTCAGCGGGATCACGTTCAGGCGGTAGTAGAGGTCCTGGCGGAACTTGGCCTCCTCCACGTACTGCTCCAGGCGGCGGTTGGTGGTGGCCAGCACGCGCACGTCCACCTTCACGGTCTCGGTGCCGCCCACGCGGTCGAACTCGCCCTCCTGCAACACGCGCAGGAGCTTGGCCTGGAGCCCCAGGTCCATCTCGGAAATTTCGTCCAGCAGGATGGTGCCGCCGCTGGCCAGCTCGAACTTGCCGAGCTTTCGGGCTATGGCCCCGGTGAAGGCCCCGCGCTCATGGCCGAAGAGTTCGCTCTCCAGCAGGTGTTCGGGCAGGGCGGCGCAGTTGAGCGCCACGAAGGGCTTGGCCGCCCGGTCGGAGTGGGCGTGCAGGAAGCGGGCGAACATCTCCTTGCCGGTGCCGGACTCGCCGGAGATGAGCACAGTTGCCTTGGACTTGGCCACCTGCCGGGCCAGTGTCAGCACGCGAAGCACCGCAGGGTGGCCGCCGATGATGGCGAAGCGCTCGCCGGTCACGCCCGGAGACGCGCCGCCGTGCACGACAGTTCCGGCACGCTGGGGCGTTGCGGCGGGTTTGGACGCGGGAACGACCTGACCCTGCTGTCCCTGCTGCACTTGGGCGGCCAGGGCCTGGGAGGCCAGGATCGCGTCTGCGGGAGTGGCGTCGTGGCTGCTCGCGTCCGGCTGGGCCTGGGGGCC
Coding sequences within:
- a CDS encoding HDOD domain-containing protein, coding for MGTVYIEDLRPGMVLSADVRSRQGRLLFSEGLALDELSIQTLKFWGVTETLVLGHDQESLDRERIKALDPAVARQAWEEANLRMKLCDPTHPTVRELKRVSFINLIQNGLPAPRRHTPEEPAHEPRKRPDLSRLASSTIKLAALPGIVTQALEALSNPNVSYSYVAEIIGKDTALSAKLLKLVNSALYAFPESVDTISRAVTVVGANRLTSLALGVSLINIFDSIPREVLDMRSFWKHSLACGVLARLLAVTAGHPNVERCFVAGLLHDLGRLVMLKNHTAHVAQAVALSRREEIPLHQAERELWGFDHAELAGKLLTVWKFPASLERAVAEHHAPGDRAIHQDAALVHVADIMAHAMALGQSGSALAPPLSGAAWDSLNIPRSALGAAAAQGERQIDDIGHILLAGNGNGNGNDKENDKAV
- a CDS encoding putative bifunctional diguanylate cyclase/phosphodiesterase; its protein translation is MGRLAILEEAHRQTLDALELAATMGIPQGVKPLGTVVQILEETAGRLRKLLKFKALAFFLVREPGGELYLARCHPPGKARDMQEEMRILTESGSAAWALERKRPVFTSSGVSDGQLLLHSLTTASRIRGMFLGRLGQDIKTISDASLSLLTIVLRGGASLLEGLELYGLLRQANSELKAKVRDLEDSQRSLKREIEHRRKVEEQLKHMALHDPLTGLPNRTLMRDRIQQAIRRSQRHNSAAYAVAYMDLDKFKLVNDTMGHAVGDKLLIQVGERIVASVRQLDTVARFGGDEFVIFLEELTFPGEAVRVMKRVRQALAEPFEIDGNTIRITGSFGLVFGPVRLLNPDSLIKNADTAMHMAKEAGRNRIKVFTMKMRGLAKMTAGLATELRRAVNAGRTDVLFSPTLSTTDLRLCGFEAVPCWQTKDKRVLRGEELMDVAEKAGVAWELWRRTIEKALVLLHGWRTENEAFTRLLVTLRLGRTQLPETGLADAVCAALKTAELPGSALHLEIPEDTLAVGGESLIEQIADLKDCGVRLCVGDFGERFFSFQGGRGSILDSLSMQSPKSTRRGGDALQPALDSLKFLAKALDLPAVEGGERSDNAELLSTLTCLGLQRDSLSRPVSAEEVVQLVMQTQQCSTGSPDETKPSGPAQTTD
- a CDS encoding sigma-54 dependent transcriptional regulator, which translates into the protein MPQKSILFVAQAHTITALFPKFREAGVEAGIADSLAGALAYLKKSRPCMIFTQAKIGGTYQAVNLLAAARESGDFPPIVVFTERGSAQEAQAFLEQGARDYWLEPLVWEKVQAVLPSDDSGDESDTQSGPQAQPDASSHDATPADAILASQALAAQVQQGQQGQVVPASKPAATPQRAGTVVHGGASPGVTGERFAIIGGHPAVLRVLTLARQVAKSKATVLISGESGTGKEMFARFLHAHSDRAAKPFVALNCAALPEHLLESELFGHERGAFTGAIARKLGKFELASGGTILLDEISEMDLGLQAKLLRVLQEGEFDRVGGTETVKVDVRVLATTNRRLEQYVEEAKFRQDLYYRLNVIPLKLPALRERGNDILSLASFFVEKFRKAYGLGNLAFSVEARDWLLSYDWPGNVRELQNLMERAVLLAGPGPIMKSHFLLEGEEFPMAEEPSVSMELITSVSEAPLEAEAGDALAVMPQGVVPLEVLERQMILLSLDQTSGNRTQAAQLLGISVRTLRNKLNEYRQLGMDVPPA